Below is a window of Picosynechococcus sp. PCC 7002 DNA.
AGGCATTGGGATCAACCCCATTGTCCACGTGAGTCATTTTGATGAATCCCAAATTCACCATGATGATCCGGCCCAGTTGGTCGAAGCCCTCGCTGCGGCCAAAGCAAAAACCGTGGCCCAACATCGTCAAGATGCTTTAATCCTCGGCTGCGATTCAGTGCTCCATGTCCGAGGGGAAATCTTGGGGAAACCGGCCTCCCCTACTGAGGCGATCGCCCGGTGGCAAACCATGCGGGGCCATTACGGTTTGCTCTATACAGGCCATGCCCTCGTGGATCAAACCCAAAACCAACTGCTCGTGCGCCACGGAGTTACAAAAGTCTATTTTGCAGCCATTGACGATGACACCATTGCGGCCTATGTGCGCAGCGGTGAACCCCTACAATGTGCAGGGTGTTTTGCCCTTGAAGGAAAAGGGGGGCTTTTTATCGAAAAAATTGAAGGCTGCCATAGTAACGTCATTGGTTTGAGCCTACCGCTATTACGGGAAATGCTGGCGCACCTCGGCTATACCGTCCAGACCCTATGGCCCTAAGATCAGCGGCAATGTCAAACAAATAGGGCAATGTTACATTTACTGGCATTTTACCAACGACATTTTAGGGATGGGATATTCTGAGAAGAAATAACATCCGCCCAGCCATCATCCCCAGGCTTTTATCCATACTGCGCCCCCATTTTTGCGCCAACCCAGTGACCAAGGAGATTCCACCATGTCCTTAAGCGATGAATTTAAGCAAGCCCTCCGCAGCGGCGACCTTTCCAAAGCCTTTACGATGGTGGCGAGTAAGGCAGCAACCCTAAATATTACGACTCGCATTGTCCGTCATCCTGACCAGGGTGAGCCCTACCCTCCCGATACGAGCCTCCATACCCAAGTCGATCTCATTAATGGCACCGTCGAAAATGATGTCGACGAGGCCGTACTCAATACTGCTCAGTACCAGAATCTCCAGCATTTTCATCAACAGCAAGTTGCCCTAGGTCACCGTAAAATTCAAGAAAATTTCCAGGGTTTGCAACAGCTATTTCAGTTGCTTGTGACCCTGCAGCAATATGACCGCTTGATGAATGCCGAGGAACCCCTAGACCTGAAATTCCTTGAAATTCCTAACCAAACGCTCATGGCCGCAACGGTGAAGGTTGTTGAGCCTTTTTCGGAAACGCCGCCGGAGAGTGATAAAATTCCCCCTCTGCCCCATAATTCCCTGCCAACGGTAGCCCCCTCTGCCCCGACCGAATCAGCTGCGGAACCTCAGCCCAGCTTTGTCGCAGAAAAGAACGAGGCGAAGGATCTAGCGGATGCTGATTCTCTCAACTTTTTAGATAATTTTGCGGAAATTGCCCTGGATGAAACGCCAGAGGCGACCCTGACAACCCATGAGGCCCCAGAAATTGAAGATTGGGAAACCCCTGTTGATACCACGGCGGCAGAACGGGCCAACGGCGATCGCCCCGATGCCTATGTCCCCAATTTGGCAGATTTTGAAGTAGACAGCGATCCCTTCAGAGATGAGGCAGTAGACGATTTAGAATTAGAAGATTTACTCGAAGACCCCGAAACTCCCGTAGCAGAGACAGCGACATCGTTAGAAACCACGGATCTAGATGCGGTCGATGATGAGACTTTATTTGCATTTTTGAATCAGGATTGGCACAATCACCCAGGCGTCACGGAGATCACGTCCCTCGATGGGCCGGAGACAGACCGATTGCCTTTACCTCCCCTTCCGGAAAATTGGTTGGAGCAGGAACTGGCCGCAGAAGCAGAGGCTTTACCTGATCTGGCAGAGTCCGAA
It encodes the following:
- a CDS encoding Maf family protein; the encoded protein is MEFVLASASPARRRLLQGIGINPIVHVSHFDESQIHHDDPAQLVEALAAAKAKTVAQHRQDALILGCDSVLHVRGEILGKPASPTEAIARWQTMRGHYGLLYTGHALVDQTQNQLLVRHGVTKVYFAAIDDDTIAAYVRSGEPLQCAGCFALEGKGGLFIEKIEGCHSNVIGLSLPLLREMLAHLGYTVQTLWP